The DNA segment TAGCCAGGATTAAGGCCTGAGGATCGGCATTGCCCACATCCTCAGCAGCACAGATTACGATCCTGCGGGCAATAAACCTGGGGTCTTCCCCGCTATAGAGCATCTTTGCCAACCAGTAAAGCGCTGCATCCGGATCTGTTCCCCGCATAGACTTGATAAACGCAGATGCGCTGTCATAATGCCCATCTCCACCTTTATCATAGACAACCATCTTTTTCTGGATAGACTGCTCGGCTACCTTGCTGGTATAATTTATAACTCCGTCTTTATCAGGATCAGTGGTCAGGGCGCCTATCTCCAGGGCATTAAGCGCACGGCGGCAGTCACCTCCTGAAACCCCGGCTAAATGCCTCAACGCATCATGTTCCATGTTTATCGCCAGGCCTCCCAGGCCTCTTTGTTTATCGCTTAAGGCAGCGCGTAATACGGTCATCAGTTCATCGGCGGTTAATGGATTTAACTCAAAGATCAAGGAACGGGAAAGCAATGGTGAGACTATCGAAAAGAACGGATTATGCACCGTGGCCCCGATCAGAATTACATTGCCCTGTTCAACATCAGGCATCAAAACATCTTGCTGGGCTTTATTAAAACGGTGGATTTCATCAATAAATAAAATGGTCCGTTGATTATTTAAGGAACGGCCGCGTTTTGCCTTGATTATCGCCTGGCGGATGTCGTTTACGTTTGAGACAGCGGCATTTAAACAGATAAACTGCGCTTTGGTAATGTTGCTTATTACGTAAGCCAGAGTGGTTTTCCCGCTTCCCGGCGGCCCGTATAAAATGAGAGACGATATTTTATCAGCCTGGATAGCCCTTCTGAGCAGTTTCCCTTTGCCGAGGATATGCTTTTGGCCGATAAATTCTTCGAGGCTGGTGGGTCTCATCCTGATTGGTAACGGAGAGTTTTTACTGCGGTTGGAAAGGTTGATTTGTTCAAAAAGGGTTGGTTCGTTATTCATTGATAAAATCTTTGGCTATTAAAAATCCCCGCCCAAAGCCGTGTGAAATGATCATCTTTGAACCCGTGCATACAGGTGGGTATCCTCTTTAGATACTTCTTACTTCCCCTTGTTGAAACCAGGGGCCTGTAATCTATACCTAATCTCAGATTCCCTTATCTAATTTGTTGGAACAAGATGTATCAAATCAACTCGCGCAGGGCAGGGAATTTTATCTGTTAAAAGTATACCATATTTTTTAACCTGCTGCAAGCATTATTTATCTGATCCGAGCGCCCAGTTTCTTCTCTAAGTCCTGCCGAATTTTAGAATGCACCTGGTCTACTTCTTTAGTTGTCAATGTCCTGTCAACAGCCTGGTATTCAACAGAATAAGCAAGGCTTTTGCAGCCCTCGGGAACCTGTTTCCCCCGATAGACATCAAATAAATCCACCCTGTTGACCAACTTACCGCCGGCAGCCCTGACCAGGCTAATCACCTCTCCGGAGGCAATGGCCTCCTTGACTACCACGGCTACATCATAACAAACAGCGGGGTATTTAATAACTGGTTTGAATTTCTTTTTTAGCACGCTATGCGAAACTAATTTATCAAAATTACACTCAAGAATATAAACCGGGCTGTTTAAATCAAAATTGTCAAGCAAATCTTCGGCTGCTTCCCCTAGATAACCGATATAATCGCTGCCGATCTCCAAACAGGCTGAACTGGCCGGGTTTAACCAGGGATACTGCCGGTCAATAATCCTATAGTCAGTTATTTTCAAATCCGCCAGACAGACTTCCAGCAGGCCTTTTAAATCATAAAAATCAAAAGGCCCCCGTTTTACCCTCCAGCTCGGCAGTTTTTTCCCGCTAAAGGCAATTGATAAATTCAGTTGTTCGACAGGCAGTTTTTTAACTCCTTCGGGCAGGTAGACCCGGCTGAGCTCAAAGATCCTGACATCATCTATTCTTCTATCTTTATTGCGGCTAACCGTGGTTAACATTCCTCCCAATAAACCGGGCCGCATAATTTCCTGTTCTCTGGTCAAGGGATTTTTTACAGAAACAACTTTTTCGTTTTGCATGTTTATTTTTTTGAGCGTATTACGGCTGATCAGGCTGTAATTTATAATCTCGCTTAACCCTGCTGATACTAAAAGTCGGCGGACTTTTAATTCGACAGATTTAGTCAAATCCTGCTTAAGAGTGCTAACTTTAATCTTCGGGGTAACCACCGGGATATTTTGATACCCGTATATCCGGCCGGCCTCCTCGATCAGGTCTATTGGCCTGGTTAGATCCCTGCGAAAGGACGGTATCTCTACCTCAATGGCCTTATCGTTAGCAATGACGGCCTTCAGGTCCAGCCGGTTAAGCAGATCGCAAATGCGCTTAGCGGATAATTCCACTCCCAGGGTCTGATTTACTTTAAGGGGATCTAAGCAGATTTTTTCTCTTTCGCAGATTTTTTTGCCGATATCTACAATAGTCCGGTCTATTTTTGCGCCGGCTAATTTTTCCAGAAGGTGACAAGCCCTGCTAGAAGCTTCGGCTACCGCCTCCAGGTTAATTCTTCTCTCAAACCGGTAGGAAGATTCGGTGACTAACCCCAGTTTTCTGCTGGTCTTTCTTATTAAAATAGGATCGAAATATGCACTTTCTAATAAAACATTTTTAGTCCCTGGATCTACCTCGGAATTTTTTCCTCCGATAATGCCGGCCAATGCTGCCGGCCTGTCTTTATCGGCTATTACCAGCATTTCCGGATCAAGCTCTATCAGTTTCTGGTCAATGACCAAGAGTTTTTCTGTCTTTCTGGCCCGCCTGATAAATAATTTAGATCCTTTTAACTTATCATAGTCAAAAGCATGAAGCGGCTGGCCATATTCCAACAAAACAAAGTTAGTGATATCCACAATAAGATTTATCGGCCTCAAACCCACTGCTTCTAATCTTTCCTTCATCCATTGCGGGGTTGGCCTCGGCTCTAGATTTGTAACCAAACGAGCTGTATATCGCGGGCAGCCACGGGGGTCTAATATCACTGCCTCTATTCTTTGATCTTTGATATCCACCGCTTTACTTATAGAACCAGGCGGCAGGCTTATTGGTTTAGCAGTTATCGCACCTGCCTCCCGGGCCACACCAAGCACGCTTAACCAGTCCGGACGATTGGTAGTAACTTCTAAATCCATAAGCCAATCTCCGGCTGTTGTCTTTTCTAAAGACGTAACCTCCAGCCCTCCCATCGTCAGTTTATCAGCCAGTTTATCCGGAGAAATATCAGACTTTAGATAATCTTTCAGCCAGTTATAAGTTACTTTCATACAGCCTCTAAAATTGTTCTAACAGCCTTAAATCATTCTCAAACAATAAACGGATATCGTCTATTCCATACTTCAACATAGCAATCCGTTCCACTCCCATACCAAAGGCAAAACCAGTAACCTCCTCTGGATTATATCCTACCGCTTTAAACACAGCCGGGTCAACAAGGCCCGCCCCCAAAATCTCAAGCCACCCTTTCTGCGAACAAACCCGGCAGCCGGCACCTTTGCAAATTATACAGGATATATCTATCTCTGCGCTGGGTTCGGTAAAAGGAAAATAATGAGGTCTGAACCTCATCTTGATCTTCGAGCCAAACATCTGTTTTAAAAATACAGTTAAAATACCCTTTAATTCTGCAAAGGTTGCCTTTTTATCTACCATTAATCCTTCTACTTGATGAAACATAAAAGAATGGCTGGCATCAGTAGCATCAGGACGGAAAACCTTTCCCGGAGCAATCACTGAAATAGGAGGTTGCCTTTTTTCCATAACCCTGATCTGAACTGTCGAGGTCTGGCTGCGCAGAAGAAAATTATCGGTGGTATAGAATGTGTGAAAGGTCTCTCTGGAAGGGTGAAAAACAGGCATATTCAGGGCTTCAAAATTATAATATTCTGTTTCTATCTCCGGCCCTTCTACCAGATGAAACCCTAATCTTGAGAAAATCCCGGCTATCTGCTCAATAATCTGAGTGATCGGATGGGAGTGGCCGATATCCGGCAAAACCCCGGGAAGACTGATGTCTATTTTCTCCTTTGCTGCCCGGCCAGGCAATTGTTTTAAAAACCCTTTCTTGAGTTGTATCTGCCGGGATATCTTTTCCTTGACCCGATTGGCTGTCTGTCCGACCAAGGACCGCTCGCTTAAGGAAAGCATCCCTATTTTTTTTATGACCTCAGAAAGCTTTCCCTTGCGACCAAGGTATTTTCTTTCCAGATTTTCCAAGTCCTGTTTGCGGCTTACCTGCCCTATCCGGCCCAGGGCTTCTTTTTCTATCTCCTTCAAATATTCTTTCATTAAAAATATTAACCTTTCTTCTTTAATTTTTCTATATCTTTATTGCTGCCGATTATTATCAGGACATCATCTTCTTTGATTATGTAATTGGCTTCCGGCAGGATATTCACTGACTCCCTGACCTCGGATTTCCCTTCTTCGGTAACCACGGGTTCTTTCCTTCTGATCGCAATAATCGTAATGCCGTATTTTGCCCTTACTCCTAATTGCGCTAACGAACTTCCGGTAAACTCCCGGGGCACCGCTGTTTCCATAATACTGTAATCCGAGGAAAGGTCGATTTGCTCGATTATCCGGGGAGAAACAAGGCTATTAGCCAGTTTTATTCCCATATCGCGTTCGGGGAAAACCACTTTTGTCGCGCCCACCTTTTGCAGTACTTTGCCGTGAAGGCCGTTAACTGCCTTGCTCACAATCTCGCTTATCCCTATTTCCTTCAAGGTCAAAGTGACCAAAATGCTTGCCTCCAGGCCTCCGATGCCCACTATGGCACAGTCTACATGTTCAATGCCGACAGCCCTTAAACCCTTCTCGTCAGTAATCTCTACCTGAACAGCCTGAGTAACATACGATGAGGCCTCCTGGACCTTTTCAGCAAGAATGTCTATTGCTAATACCTGATGGCCCTTCTCGCTCAAAATCCGAGCCACGCTTAACCCAAACCTTCCCAGACCGATCACTGCAAATTGTTTCATCTCTATCTCCTCCTGCCTATCCAACCATAATTCTTTCTTCGGGATATCTATAAATTACTTTTTCTTCACGCAAGGCAATCGCCAGAGCTAAAGTCAGCGGTCCGATTCTGCCGGCATACATCGTTAGAATAATCAACACCTTGCCCAGGCTGGTCAAATTAGAGCTCAGGCCTGTGGATAACCCTACGGTTCCGAAGGCAGAAGTTACTTCAAACAGCATAGGCAAAAATGAGTTTGACGACCGGCCGACATTTTCTCCTTCTACCACGGAAAGGGCCAGGCTGAACAATAAAATCCAACCCAGGGCCATCAAAAAAACCACCAGGGCTTTACGAACAACATCTTTAGGGATGGTTCTTTTAAAAATCGAAACCTCTTTCTTGTTCTTGATCATAGCCCAGAGACCGGCCGCCACCACCCCGAAAGTAGCGGTCTTTATCCCGCCGCCGGTCGAACCCGGCGAGGCCCCGATGAACATCAAAAACATCAAGAAAAACAAAGTTCCCATCCGCAGCGCGCCGATATTTATAGTATTGAATCCGGCTGTCCGGGAAGTAACGGATTGAAAAGATGACACTAAAATTTTGTCCTTAAAAGAAAGGCCCTTTAATGTATTTTGGCCTTCTGAAAATAAGAAAAAGATTATTCCAATCAGAATTAAAAAAACGGTTAATGTCAGGACTACCTTGCTTTGAAGGTTAAGCGTTTTAAAAATAAAGGCCTTATTCCTGCGCCAGAATTTCAGTTTTCTCGTATCCATTAAAACGACAAAACCCAGCCCTCCAAGAATGATCATTATGCTCATCACCAAAATGACATACCAATCACCCCGATAACCGGCAAAGCTATCGGAAAACAGGGAAAATCCGGCATTGCAAAATGCTGAAACGGCATGGAATACTGACCACCAGGCGGCTTGTTTAATTGAAACACCCGGGCCTTGAATCCACCTCAGAAATAAAAGACCGGCGCCTAAAAGCTCTATCCCAAAGGTAAAGCATAAAATGTACTTGACCAATGTGGTTAAGCCTTCTATTTTATGGCGGCCTAAAGCGCTCTGGACAATAACGTTTCTCCTGATGGTCAATTTTCTGCCCAACAGAACAGCAAACAGGGTGGACAAAGTCATTATCCCCAACCCTCCGCACTGGAACAGGAGCAATATTATTGCGCGGCCGAACGGCGAAAAGAAACTTCCCGTATCCTTGACTATTAACCCGGTAACACAAGTAGCGCTGGTAGCGGTAAAGATCGCGTCGATAATATCTATCGTTTCCCGGCCCTGAATAGATATCGGCAAACTCAATAAGACAGTCCCGATTATAATAACCAGCAAAAAACTTAGGGCCACTATCTGGGGAGGACTTA comes from the Candidatus Omnitrophota bacterium genome and includes:
- a CDS encoding replication-associated recombination protein A; protein product: MNNEPTLFEQINLSNRSKNSPLPIRMRPTSLEEFIGQKHILGKGKLLRRAIQADKISSLILYGPPGSGKTTLAYVISNITKAQFICLNAAVSNVNDIRQAIIKAKRGRSLNNQRTILFIDEIHRFNKAQQDVLMPDVEQGNVILIGATVHNPFFSIVSPLLSRSLIFELNPLTADELMTVLRAALSDKQRGLGGLAINMEHDALRHLAGVSGGDCRRALNALEIGALTTDPDKDGVINYTSKVAEQSIQKKMVVYDKGGDGHYDSASAFIKSMRGTDPDAALYWLAKMLYSGEDPRFIARRIVICAAEDVGNADPQALILANAALQISEFVGMPEARIPLAQAVTYIASAPKSNASYLAIEAATEDIKKQKGLNVPEFLKDSHYPGAERLGRGKGYKYSHDYKGHFVKQDYLSQKKVFYKPTGIGYEKVIKERLNNQAARPKTP
- the pheT gene encoding phenylalanine--tRNA ligase subunit beta, yielding MKVTYNWLKDYLKSDISPDKLADKLTMGGLEVTSLEKTTAGDWLMDLEVTTNRPDWLSVLGVAREAGAITAKPISLPPGSISKAVDIKDQRIEAVILDPRGCPRYTARLVTNLEPRPTPQWMKERLEAVGLRPINLIVDITNFVLLEYGQPLHAFDYDKLKGSKLFIRRARKTEKLLVIDQKLIELDPEMLVIADKDRPAALAGIIGGKNSEVDPGTKNVLLESAYFDPILIRKTSRKLGLVTESSYRFERRINLEAVAEASSRACHLLEKLAGAKIDRTIVDIGKKICEREKICLDPLKVNQTLGVELSAKRICDLLNRLDLKAVIANDKAIEVEIPSFRRDLTRPIDLIEEAGRIYGYQNIPVVTPKIKVSTLKQDLTKSVELKVRRLLVSAGLSEIINYSLISRNTLKKINMQNEKVVSVKNPLTREQEIMRPGLLGGMLTTVSRNKDRRIDDVRIFELSRVYLPEGVKKLPVEQLNLSIAFSGKKLPSWRVKRGPFDFYDLKGLLEVCLADLKITDYRIIDRQYPWLNPASSACLEIGSDYIGYLGEAAEDLLDNFDLNSPVYILECNFDKLVSHSVLKKKFKPVIKYPAVCYDVAVVVKEAIASGEVISLVRAAGGKLVNRVDLFDVYRGKQVPEGCKSLAYSVEYQAVDRTLTTKEVDQVHSKIRQDLEKKLGARIR
- the pheS gene encoding phenylalanine--tRNA ligase subunit alpha, with the protein product MKEYLKEIEKEALGRIGQVSRKQDLENLERKYLGRKGKLSEVIKKIGMLSLSERSLVGQTANRVKEKISRQIQLKKGFLKQLPGRAAKEKIDISLPGVLPDIGHSHPITQIIEQIAGIFSRLGFHLVEGPEIETEYYNFEALNMPVFHPSRETFHTFYTTDNFLLRSQTSTVQIRVMEKRQPPISVIAPGKVFRPDATDASHSFMFHQVEGLMVDKKATFAELKGILTVFLKQMFGSKIKMRFRPHYFPFTEPSAEIDISCIICKGAGCRVCSQKGWLEILGAGLVDPAVFKAVGYNPEEVTGFAFGMGVERIAMLKYGIDDIRLLFENDLRLLEQF
- a CDS encoding TrkA family potassium uptake protein encodes the protein MKQFAVIGLGRFGLSVARILSEKGHQVLAIDILAEKVQEASSYVTQAVQVEITDEKGLRAVGIEHVDCAIVGIGGLEASILVTLTLKEIGISEIVSKAVNGLHGKVLQKVGATKVVFPERDMGIKLANSLVSPRIIEQIDLSSDYSIMETAVPREFTGSSLAQLGVRAKYGITIIAIRRKEPVVTEEGKSEVRESVNILPEANYIIKEDDVLIIIGSNKDIEKLKKKG
- a CDS encoding TrkH family potassium uptake protein — its product is MNKLSPPQIVALSFLLVIIIGTVLLSLPISIQGRETIDIIDAIFTATSATCVTGLIVKDTGSFFSPFGRAIILLLFQCGGLGIMTLSTLFAVLLGRKLTIRRNVIVQSALGRHKIEGLTTLVKYILCFTFGIELLGAGLLFLRWIQGPGVSIKQAAWWSVFHAVSAFCNAGFSLFSDSFAGYRGDWYVILVMSIMIILGGLGFVVLMDTRKLKFWRRNKAFIFKTLNLQSKVVLTLTVFLILIGIIFFLFSEGQNTLKGLSFKDKILVSSFQSVTSRTAGFNTINIGALRMGTLFFLMFLMFIGASPGSTGGGIKTATFGVVAAGLWAMIKNKKEVSIFKRTIPKDVVRKALVVFLMALGWILLFSLALSVVEGENVGRSSNSFLPMLFEVTSAFGTVGLSTGLSSNLTSLGKVLIILTMYAGRIGPLTLALAIALREEKVIYRYPEERIMVG